CCCGCTGGAGTCCGAGCGCTCGGCCCATGTGATGGTGCAGGGCTGGCCGCCCATGCCCGAGCCCAAGACCTTCAGGCTGCAGAACGGCAGCACGCGCACCGTGCCCGACCGCCGGCCCTCGCCGCAGACCCTGCAGGCCGAGCCCGTGGGCCCCTGGCCGGGCGCGCCGCTGCAGCCCACGGCCGCGAACCTGCTGCTGGCCGGCGTGGGCCCGGGCGCCTGGGCCGACCGCGCCGACGAGCCCGACCTCATGGTCGACGGCACGCTGCGCATCGTGCCGCTGCGCGCCGACGCCAGCTTCGGCGTCTCGGGCCACGACCCCGACCCGCGCGGCATGCCGGTGCAGGGCGCCGACGGCGCGGTGGGCGGGCATGTGGTGGACCTGTGGGTCGACCGCGCCGAGATGCTGTTCCGCTACCTCGAGCTCGAACTGCCCGACGCGCGCCGCGTGCTGCTGCCGATCAACTTCACGCGCATCGGCAACGACCGCGTGCGCGTGAAATCCATCCTGGGCGAGCAGTTCATGGACGTGCCCGGCACCGCCAAGCCCGATGCGGTCACCCTGCTCGAAGAGGAGCGCATCGTCGCCTACTACGGCGCCGGCACGCTCTACGCCACGCCCGAGCGCATGGGGCCGCTGCTGTGAGCCACCGCCATACCCCGCCCGGCCAGCACGAACACGATTTCGAGGCCGCGCACGGCCTGCCCGAGGCGCTGCCCGCGGGCGAGCGGCTGCTGTGGCAGGGCGCGCCCGACTGGCGCGCGCTCGCCTGGCACGTGTTCCACGTGCGCGAGGTGCTGGTGTACTTCGCGCTGCTGCTGGGCTGGCGCGCGCTCGACGTCGGCCTGGCCGGCGGCGGCCCGGGGCAGGCGCTGCTCGCGCTGCTCTGGCTCACGCCGCTGGCCGCGCTCGCGCTGGGCCTGCTGGGCGTGCTGGCCTGGCTCAGCGCGCGCACGGCGGTCTACACCGTCACCACACGCCGCACCGTGATGCGCGTGGGCATCGTGCTCAGCGTCACCTTCAACCTGCCGCACCGCCAGGTCGACGGCGTGGCCCTGCGCCCGCGCGCGAACGGCCGCGGCGACCTCGCGCTGCAGCTCGCGCCGGGCGAGCGCATCGGCTGGCTGCACCTGTGGCCGCACGCGCGGCCCTGGCGCGTGCGCCGGCCCGAGCCCGCGCTGCGCTGCATCCCCGACGCCGCGCGCGTGGGCGCGCTGCTGTCGCAGGCGCTGGCCGAACGCCCGCTCGCGCCGCTGGCGGCCGCGCCGGCCGCGGTGGCCCGGCCCGCCGCCCGCCCCGACACCGCCCTGGCCTGAGCGCGCCGCCATGTCCGCCCGACCCGCCGCCCCGCCCGCGATCGCGGCCCCGCGCCTGGCGGCCTGGCCGCTGCTCGCGCTGGGCGCGCTGCTGCTGCTCACGGTGGCCGCGGTGGCGGTGTCGCGCTGGAGCGCGCCGGCACCCATGGCGCTGTCGGCCGATGGCAGCGCGCCCGCCGTGCTCGCCTACACCTTCCACGACCGCGCCGACGGCGCCATCGACGTGCGCCGCGTGCCCGACGCCGCGCTCGTGCACACCGTGCCCGCGCAGAGCAACGGTTTCCTGCGCGGCACGCTGCGCGGCATGGCGCGCGAGCGCAAGCGCCGCGGCATCGGCCCCGAGCGGCCGGTGCACCTGGTGGCGCACGCCGACGGCCGGCTCTGGCTCGACGACCCGGCCACCGGCTGGCGCGCCGACCTCAAGGCCTTCGGGCCCACCAACGCCGCGGCCTTCGCGCCGCTGCTGCCCCCGCGATGAGCGAAGAGGAGACCCGCATGGACGCCGACACCCGAACCCCCAACGACGCCACCCGCAGCGCGCTGCAGAACACCGTGCTCACGCCGCGCTTCTACACCACCGATTTCGAGGCCCTCGAACGGCTCGACATGACGCCCGTGCGCGCCGAGTGGGACGCGATGATGGAGGAGTTCCGCGCCGACTCGAACACCGACCACTTCCAGCGCCCGCCCGAACTGGCCGGCCAGCATGTGCCGCTCGACCCCGAGCTGCACAAGGAATTCCTCGACTTCCTCATCAGCTCCTGCACCTCGGAGTTCTCGGGCTGCCTGCTCTACGCCGAGATCCGCCGCCGCGTGGCCAACCCCGACATCAAGGAGCTGATGGCGCTGATGGCGCGCGACGAAAGCCGCCACGCGGGCTTCATCAACCAGTGGCT
This is a stretch of genomic DNA from Hydrogenophaga crocea. It encodes these proteins:
- the puhB gene encoding photosynthetic complex putative assembly protein PuhB, which gives rise to MSHRHTPPGQHEHDFEAAHGLPEALPAGERLLWQGAPDWRALAWHVFHVREVLVYFALLLGWRALDVGLAGGGPGQALLALLWLTPLAALALGLLGVLAWLSARTAVYTVTTRRTVMRVGIVLSVTFNLPHRQVDGVALRPRANGRGDLALQLAPGERIGWLHLWPHARPWRVRRPEPALRCIPDAARVGALLSQALAERPLAPLAAAPAAVARPAARPDTALA
- the puhC gene encoding photosynthetic complex assembly protein PuhC; this encodes MSARPAAPPAIAAPRLAAWPLLALGALLLLTVAAVAVSRWSAPAPMALSADGSAPAVLAYTFHDRADGAIDVRRVPDAALVHTVPAQSNGFLRGTLRGMARERKRRGIGPERPVHLVAHADGRLWLDDPATGWRADLKAFGPTNAAAFAPLLPPR